The Chloroflexus aggregans DSM 9485 genome segment TGGAATATGGGGAAGAGAACAGCATGCCCCCTCCTCCGCGACCTCTGCGGTAACATTTCCACCCCCCGGCGGAAGGATGCTAGGGCACCACAGCACTCTCGCGCAACGTTACGATTGCGGCAGCACCGGGCAGATCGACGGCGGATTTTCCGGCGGTGTAATGCCAAAGTACGCTTGCATAATCTGCGTTACTGCCGGCACAGCAATCGTCGAAGAACCATCGTTGAGATCACCGACCCCTTCGACCAGTACCACGACCACAATCTCAGGGTTCTCGTAAGGGGCAAAACCCACAAACCACGCATGGCTTTGCCGCACCAGCCGACCATCACTCGTGGTCAGGATCGGTCCAAACTCGGCAGTGCCCGTCTTGCCGGCAATACGCAAGCCCGAACAGACTTCACGCGCTGCAATGCCTAACCCATCGGTGATCGAAGCAAAGAGACCGGCTCGGATCGTTGCCAGATGTTCAGGGTTGATCGGTACTTGTCCGATCGGTTCCGGTAGGATTTGCCGGACAAGCTGCCCATTTTCGTCAACAATCCGATCAACTAGATGAGGACGGTAGAGCGTACCATTGGTTGCCACAGCACCGGCAGCAACCGCCAGTTGCAACGGCGTCACCTCTAGATACCCCTGCCCAATCGCGGTATTGTAGGTATCACCGATTGTCCACGCCTCACGCAATACTTGCGCCTTCCATGCGCGCGTGGGCACACGCCCGCTCGCTTCACCGACGAGATCGATTCCGGTTGGGCGGCCTAGATTAAACCACGACAACCCTTCAACGAGCGCATCAATGCCAAGACCGTTAATCCGCAATGCGCGCTCATCGAGATTGACCGCCTGCTCGTTGCCGCCGGCAACACTGGCAAAGAACACATTCGATGAGAGACGTAACGCATCTCGTACATCGATCAGTCCATTGTCACGATTACGGACTGAGTTGGGTAAAATAAATTCGGTGCCACTACGCTCTATCAATCGCAATAGACCGGGATCGCGCAGTTTGGTATCGGCTTTAATCACGTTCTGCTGTAACGCCACCGATCCCACAAACTGTTTGATCGTCGAGCCGGGTGGATACTGGCCGGCAATGGCACGATTGGTAAACGGCGCCAGCCGTTGTAGCTCCCGCTGAGCTTCTGCACTCGGCGGTGCAAGCAATGCACTCAATTCAGCCGCACGCGCCGGATCAACCCAAATGTTGTTGTCGTAATCGGGGAGACTGACCATCGCCAGGATACGCCCATCACGGGGATCGAGTGCGACGGCCACACCGGCAACAATCGGAGCATAGGCCCGTTTGTGGGCTTCCCGCGCAGTCTGTCGTCGCTCTTCACCTACGTTAATCCAACGTTGTAAGATCCGTTCCACCTCGGCTTGGAATTGTGCATCGATCGTCAGCACCAGATTGTAGCCATTGGTCACCGGGCGTAGCGTTGTCACAGCACTGACCGGTCGTTGCAGAGCATCGACCAACAACGAGTCGATACCCATCTGCCCACGCAAGACCTTCTCGTAGGCGCCTTCTAGCCCGTCTTTTCCGATCTGATCACTTGGCAAGTACGGTGGCAAGCCAACGCTCGTCGGATCAATCGGTTTGGTGATCAATCCACAGATCGGTGCATTTGCGGTAATATCAACCAAACTGCGGAGCCACGAGCTGGCCGGATTGACCGCTACCAATTCGCACGAGTTGATCCGTCCGGTGTATCCTAATATGTGCGAGAGTGACGGTATCTGACTACTGAGTGGATAACGCCGACGGAACCCCTCGATCACCTGTGCACCGGGCATGTAGTTAGCATTTTCCCGCAGAGCCAACGCCAGTTCGGGAGAAATATCCTCTTTGATGATCACCGGCTGATAGCGGCGTATATTGGCTTGTTGCAGAAGCTGCTCAATCGGATTTACGAGTGTGACGACCGAAGCGTAGGTTTCACTCAGCCTGAGGGCTTTTAAGGTATCTTCAGGGGCTATCGAGATAGTGAGGACATCGGTCTTGGTTAACTCCGGTAAAGCACCTAGTGCAGCTACATCACGACGGAGGTTGGGCGTCGTTGCTAATGCACTCGCCGGGTCAATTACCAACGTAGACGGCAGACCCGCAATCTGGGCCAAACGGGCGAGGGTCATTGCACGTTGTGCAGGAGCACTGCTGGCCGATGGCAATTGGCCGGGAATCACGGCCAAATTGTAAATCGGCACACTCTCGGCAAGCAGCGTACCGCGTGCATCGATAATTTCTCCGCGGCGCGGTGGATTCGTCAGATAGCGACGGGTCGTAACTTCAATATCGGCGCCAAACCGCTGCGCATCGGTCTGTACCAGTTGGAGTTGGGCGAGCCGGGCGACCAGCACCACAACCGTGATGAGCAGTACTATGCGTAGTGCGATAAGTCGTGCCATAGCTGCACATTCGCCTTTCCAGCCACAATGGTCGTACTCCAACCAACGACGTTAATTATAAATTATAACCGTGGTGATACCGTTATGCTACTCGGTGCGCACCAAACGATGGATAATCGCTACTGCCGGTAAGGTCGGAATAAGCGCCAGTAACAGCGACGGAACAACCACTACGAGGAAGTAGGCTTGCCAATCAGGCATGGCGGGAAATGTGATCGCAAAGAGGATCACCTCATAGATCACCGTACCAACGGCTACCGCTACCAACGGTACTAATGGTCGTTCGAGTGCGAAGCGGCGCGCAAATAAGCTAACGACAACGGTTGCGATAAGTTGCGCAACCGCATGGCTTCCGAGTGGCAACGTCCCCAAGACATCAAGTGCCAACCCGCCATAGAACGCCCACCACAACCCGCGTATTAACCCACGAACCGGCTCAGCAGTCCTCGCACCGACGAGCGCACGCACAATTGCCAGCACCAACAGGAGCGGAATACTCAACCCAACCGGCCCACTGAGCACTGTCGTCTGCACTAAGGCAATCGCAAGCAACGCCAAAGCCAACCCTAGCTCGCGCGCTATCCGTTCTTCTATTCGTCTTGGCTGAGAATCACCCACACGTAGCGTACCTGATCGGGATCAGCGAAAGGCCGGATGTCACCGATTTGGCGCTGCCCCTCTTGCCGTACCGTTTCAATAAAGCCGATCGGCACTACCGCCGGCATCGCTGACAGATCAAGGGGGAGATCAAGCGCACCACTCAAGCCGGCGGTGACCACATGCTCACCGACCCGTAGGGTAGTACTACGGTCGATCAACTCAACCCGCAACCGCGAGCCGCGCTGCCATTGACCTTGCAGCAAACCGAGCGGTGCCCCATTAGGCTGTAAAACCCGCACACTGAGCTGACTACTGATATCGGTAATGAGCAACACCTCTGCCGTGCGCGGCCCCACCGTTTCTACCACCCCGATCAATGCCGGTGGGTTGCCCGGTTGCTGCCCAATCACCGCCATCCCCGTCTGCACACCGTCATTGGCGCCACGCGCAATCGTCATCACCCGACGAGCTGCATCAGGGGCACGCACCATCACCTCGGCACCGAGAACTCGCCACGGATGAGCTTGTGTAATAGCTAACTGCTGACGCAGAAAAATATTCTCGACCCGGGCCTGCTCAAGTCGCAACACATCGTTACGCAACTGAGCATTTTCGGCCTCTAGTTCGGCTACTCGGGTCTGGAGAGTGACAACATCGCGTGGTGTAGCCCACCAAGCCTCAAGCGCCATCCGGCGTTCGGTCAGCCAACTAATCACCGGCTGCAACTGCTCGTGTGCGGCCAACCGAACCGGTGATACCACTCCTTGCCGGTCGAGCACGATGAGGATCACGCTCAACAGGAGAAGAGCGATGGCCGTCACCACGACCCGACCATAATTAGTGTCACCAAACCGGTCACGCCGTAGCTTCAGTGGACGTTCATCGAGAAAATCGCGCATGCACTATCTCCGCACCCGTCGTGTAGTTTGGGTACGCATGAGAATATCCTGATACACGCTATTGTCAAAATGCTCGACCATTTTACCGGCGCCGCGCGCCACACACGAAAGAGGGTCTTGCGCAACATGCACCGGCATGCGTGTCTCGGCAGCGATCCGCTTATCAAGGCCGTGTAGCAATGAACCGCCACCGGCCAGCATAATGCCGTGCTCCATAATATCGGCCACCAATTCGGGCGGCGTCTCTTCCAGCGCAGCCCGCACCTCGGCCACGATCGCATTGACCGGGCCAGCAATACCCTCGCGTAGCTCGACCGAGCTGACTTCAATAGCCTTAGGCAAACCGGTCAGCAGATCGCGCCCACGCAACACGACCTTGATCTCTTCGTCAAGCGGATACGCTGAACCGGCAGCAATTTTCGCCTTCTCCGCCATTCGTTCGCCGATCAACAGGTTGTATTCACGACGGGCAAACTGGATAATCGCCTCATCGATCTCATCACCGGCGATGCGGATCGAGTGGTTAATCACAATCCCACCGAGAGCGATCACGGCGATTTCAGTCGTCCCACCGCCAATATCGACGATCATCGATCCAATCGGCTCTTCAACCGGCAAGCCTGCCCCGATCGCCGCCGCCATCGGCTCTTCCACGACAAACGCCTCGCGGGCCTTGGCATTCAGCGCTGCTTCACGGGCTGCCCGTTTCTCTACATCGGTCACCCCCGACGGTACACCAACAACGACACGAGGCCGCGGATCGACCAACGGCAATGCGGCATAGGCATGAGCCTTCTTGATAAAGTAAGCCAACATCTGCTCGACCACGTCAAAATCGGCGATCACGCCATCCTTGAGTGGTCGTACTGCAACGATATTGGCCGGCGTCTTGCCAACCATCGCCTTGGCTTCCGCACCGACCGCATGCACTTTTTTGGTCCGGGTATCGATGGCCACAACCGATGGCTCGCTGATCACAATCCCCTTACCGCGCACATACACCATCGTGTTCGCCGTACCCAGATCGATACCAAGATCGCGACTGAATACACCGAAAAGTGTATTAAAAGGGTTCAAACCCACGTGTGTTACTCCGCCTGTTGCCAACCAGAATTCGTCTTACTGTATTGATCACACCGAACATAAGCCCGGCTCGAATCGCTATATTATAGCATACGCACAGCAAGGGCAAAGATAACGAGCGTCGCGCAACAGGTAAGCGCCGTTCCTCGCCCTCCGCCCTGTGTCATTTGACTTTTCAGCGGCTTTGTGACACAATTGCTATGCTGCTTCGTTACGAGCAGGTAGGACGTGTTCGCCGTGAGCATTGCCGTAGGTCAGGCTCGCCCGTCGGATGATGAAGATGCTGCTTTTCAACATGACACGGCATTGCTGCTATGGCTTCTGGCTCACGCTGAGCTAGAAGATTTTTGTTGTCGTGAACATCACCAATCTTCCGCAACGACCGGTTTATCCATTCTCCGCCATTGTCGGCCAAGAGCGGTTGAAGCGCGCCCTCATTTTGAACGCGATCAACCCACGTATTGGTGGTGTGTTGATTCGCGGCGAGAAGGGTACGGCAAAGTCAACGGCAGTCCGCGCGCTGACCCGCCTCTTGCCATCGATTAAAGTGGTGGTTGATTGCCCCTACAGTTGCGATCCCGATATGCCGGCAACCCTCTGTTCCTCGTGCCAAGAACGACTGGCGCACGGTCCCTTACCTACCATGGTACGCCCTACACGACTGGTTGAGTTGCCGGTTTCGGCCTCTGAAGATCGCGTCGTCGGTTCGCTCGACCTCGAACACGCGATTACCGAAGGACAGCGTCGGTTTGAACCTGGCCTGCTCGCCCAAGTCAATCGCGGTGTGTTGTACGTCGATGAGGTCAACCTGCTCGATGACCATCTCGTTGACTTGCTGCTCGATGCCGCAGCAATGGGGGTCAATACTGTTGAACGCGAAGGGGTAAGCGTATCGCATCCGGCCCGTTTCATCCTCGTCGGTACGATGAATCCCGAAGAGGGTGAGCTTCGTCCACAGCTCCTCGACCGGTTCGGTCTGGCTGTCGAGGTCGTCGGTCTGACCGATGTCAACGATCGGGTTGCCGTGATCGAGCGCCGGATGGCGTATGAGGCCGATCCGTTCGGCTTTATTCAGCAGTGGCACAAGGCCGAAGAGGCGCTCTCGCAGCGCATTGCCGCAGCCCGTACCCTGTTACCGCAGGTGCAGATCGATCGGACCGATATGGCGATTGTGGCAAGTTTGTGCATCGAGATGGGAGTAGATGGGCATCGCGCCGATTTGACTATTCTCGAGACGGCGCGGACCCACGCTGCATGGAGTGGTCGGCGAATGCTGCTCGCAGAAGATATTCGCCTGGCGGCTGAGTTGGCCTTACCACACCGAATGCGACGCCAGCCCTTTGGCGAGGTCAAACTTGATGAGCAGCGGATGGCTACTATTCTCGAACACTGTAGCAAGCGGGCTGAGGAGATCAGAGCACAGGCAGAGGTTAAAAAAAAGCCTGATCTGAACGATGACGGTAGCAATAACGATGAGGGTGGTAACGAGCAAGGCGGTGGCTCCACAACCGTACCGGTCGGCGGTGCAGGAACTCCAGAAACAGCCACGCCGGCGAATGAACAAGCAACCGGTGGTACTGAGCACCAAGCCGGTGATGTCTTTCGCCCACGCCGGCTCGAAACAACCCCCGATCGTACTCAACGCCGTGCTCCCGGCCGTCGTTCACGCTCGCGGACAACCCGAAAGCAGGGGCGCTACATTACGAGCCGACGAGCTGCGCGTGTAACCGATTTGGCCCTCGATGCCACCCTGCGTGAAGCAGCGATCTACCAGCGTAAACGCCGGATGGAATTGATGCATACTATCGATACACCGTATCGCCGACGGCCAAAAATAGTGATTAAGCGTTCTGATTTGCGACAGAAAGTGCGTGTGCGCCGCACGCGCAATGCCGTCTGTTTTGTGGTTGATGCTAGTTGGAGTATGGCCGCCGAGGAGCGCATGCAAGCGACAAAAGCAGCAGTGCTCTCGCTCCTGCGTGACGCATACCAACGCCGCGATCAGGTGGGGTTGGTCAGTTTTCAGCGCGATTATGCACGGGTGTTGTTGCCATTAACCAACAGCGTTGAATTGGCCCAACGTCGCTTGCAATCAATGCCTACCGGAGGCAAGACACCGCTCTCACGCGGCTTACTGACGGCGTTTGAATTGCTCGAACGCGCACGCCGGCGTGATGCAGAAGTGGTACCCTTGATGGTACTATTAACTGATGGGCAGGCTAATGTCTCTATCTCCGATCTCCCACCACAACAGGAGGCATATCGGATCGCTGAAATGATCGCCGATCGTCAGATTCAGGCTATCGTCATTGATACCGAACATCCTCATTTTGATCACGGCCTATCACGACGATTGGCTGAACGTCTTCGCGGCATCTATTATCGCTTAGAAGATTTGCAAGATGACGGTCTGGTGCGCGCCGTGCGACAACAAATGCGCACATAAATCATCTAAGAGGTCGGCAAGCGTCGGACACATGCGTGATCGGGCGCCAAGGGTATCACTACGGTTTATGTTACGCGAGGAGGAAGGTAGGCAATGACGGATCAGGTACGTAGGGAAGAGGTCGCTGCGGGCGAGCTGGCAGATACGCCTCTTGCGGCAGCTCAGACTCCGGCGGCTGACGCTGCTGTCGCCGCAACACCGGCTCCGGCGGAGGCGGTAGCACCTACCCCTGAACAGGCGGTGGATCAACCCGCCACTACAGGGGAGTCTGAGGCACCGGTAACAACCGCACAAGCCGCTGCGCATGAAGCTGAACCGGCTGAGGCGACCGGTGCCAGCTTTACCCCGGTGAGTGAGCAGCAACCGCAAAAGCCACGTCGGCTGAAGGATTTGCAGCCCGGCATGGAGCTGGAAGGCAAGGTCACTTCCATCGCACTGTACGGTATCTTCGTTGATGTTGGGGTTGGTCGTGACGGCCTCGTCCATATTTCGGAGATGAGCGATCGTCGGATCGATACGCCGTCAGAACTGGTACAGATCGGCGATACGGTGAAGGTGTGGGTCAAGAGTGTTGATCTGGATGCACGTCGGATTAGCCTGACAATGCTCAATCCGAGCCGGGGTGAGAAACCACGCCGTTCCCGCCAGTCACAGCCGGCGCAACCGCAACCGCGCCGTCAAGAGGTTGATCGCGAGAAGTTGGCAAGCCTGAAAGTTGGCGAAATCGTTGAGGGTGTGATCACCGGCTTCGCTCCCTTCGGCGCCTTTGCTGATATTGGAGTCGGTAAAGATGGGTTGATCCATATTAGCGAGTTGTCCGAGGGCCGTGTCGAAAAGCCGGAAGACGCCGTCAAGGTGGGTGAGCGCTATCAGTTTAAAGTACTTGAGATCGATGGCGAAGGGACCCGCATTAGTCTTAGCTTGCGCCGTGCCCAGCGCACCCAGCGCATGCAACAGCTCGAACCGGGTCAGATCATCGAGGGTACCGTCAGCGGGATCGCTACCTTTGGCGCGTTTGTGGACATCGGTGTCGGGCGCGATGGCCTGGTTCACATCTCAGCACTTGCCCCGCACCGCGTGGCTAAGGTTGAAGATGTGGTCAAAGTCGGCGACAAGGTGAAGGTTAAGGTGCTCGGCGTCGATCCACAGAGCAAGCGGATTAGCCTGACGATGCGTCTTGAAGAGGAGCAGCCGGCAACTACGGCCGGTGACGAAGCTGCCGAGCCGGCAGAAGAAGTAACACCAACACGACGAGGCAACCTCGAACGTTTCGCAGCCGCTGCCCAGACCGCCCGTGAGCGCAGTGAGCGCGGTGAACGCAGTGAACGCGGTGAACGACGTGAGCGTCGTGAGCGCCGACCGGCTCAGTCTAGCCCCGACACCTATATCGTCGGTGAAGATGATGATGAATCGTTTGAGGGTAACGCTACCATTGAAGATCTGCTAACCAAGTTCGGTGGCTCCAGCAGTCGCCGTGACCGTGATCGACGCCGACGCCATGAGGACGATGATGATGAGGAGATGGAGCGTCCCTCAAATCGCCGTCAGCGTGAGGCAATTCGCCGAACTCTCCAACAGATCGGCTACGACGAGTAGAAGGCGATAAGCGGCTTCCCAAGCAGCCTAACGTTGGCTCGGTCGTTATGATGTGACCGTAGGAGCATAGCAACACCTTGTTCCTACGGTTCCACTATCTCAGAAATCTGTTGCGGTTGGTAACGCCGTCACGCGCCACTCCCCAAGTCATGATGTTTACAAACCTTGCCCGGTATCTTGGTAGGAGAGACCAGATTTGACACCGATCCGGTGCGACGATTATAATGGCACTAGTTTTTGTCAATAAATCGACAACTTCTGAGGAGAACATACAATGCCTAAACGAACATGGCAACCTAAACGTATTCCGCGCCGTCGCAAGCATGGTTTCCGGGCACGGATGGCTACGAAGGACGGACGGGCAATTCTTCGTCGTCGGCGTCTCAAGGGTCGCTGGAAGCTAACCGTCAGTGATGAGCGGCGAGCAGTACGACGCGGGCACCGCTAACAACTGCATGGAACGGGTTATCCTCTACAGAGTCGCGACAGGCGGCTGGCAGGTATGCCATCTGTGGTCGGTAGCCCGTTTGTTTTTTGTCTATGCGACGCGCAAACCGGCTTCGTCGGCCTGCACAATTCCGTCGA includes the following:
- a CDS encoding penicillin-binding transpeptidase domain-containing protein, translated to MARLIALRIVLLITVVVLVARLAQLQLVQTDAQRFGADIEVTTRRYLTNPPRRGEIIDARGTLLAESVPIYNLAVIPGQLPSASSAPAQRAMTLARLAQIAGLPSTLVIDPASALATTPNLRRDVAALGALPELTKTDVLTISIAPEDTLKALRLSETYASVVTLVNPIEQLLQQANIRRYQPVIIKEDISPELALALRENANYMPGAQVIEGFRRRYPLSSQIPSLSHILGYTGRINSCELVAVNPASSWLRSLVDITANAPICGLITKPIDPTSVGLPPYLPSDQIGKDGLEGAYEKVLRGQMGIDSLLVDALQRPVSAVTTLRPVTNGYNLVLTIDAQFQAEVERILQRWINVGEERRQTAREAHKRAYAPIVAGVAVALDPRDGRILAMVSLPDYDNNIWVDPARAAELSALLAPPSAEAQRELQRLAPFTNRAIAGQYPPGSTIKQFVGSVALQQNVIKADTKLRDPGLLRLIERSGTEFILPNSVRNRDNGLIDVRDALRLSSNVFFASVAGGNEQAVNLDERALRINGLGIDALVEGLSWFNLGRPTGIDLVGEASGRVPTRAWKAQVLREAWTIGDTYNTAIGQGYLEVTPLQLAVAAGAVATNGTLYRPHLVDRIVDENGQLVRQILPEPIGQVPINPEHLATIRAGLFASITDGLGIAAREVCSGLRIAGKTGTAEFGPILTTSDGRLVRQSHAWFVGFAPYENPEIVVVVLVEGVGDLNDGSSTIAVPAVTQIMQAYFGITPPENPPSICPVLPQS
- a CDS encoding putative cobaltochelatase, which codes for MNITNLPQRPVYPFSAIVGQERLKRALILNAINPRIGGVLIRGEKGTAKSTAVRALTRLLPSIKVVVDCPYSCDPDMPATLCSSCQERLAHGPLPTMVRPTRLVELPVSASEDRVVGSLDLEHAITEGQRRFEPGLLAQVNRGVLYVDEVNLLDDHLVDLLLDAAAMGVNTVEREGVSVSHPARFILVGTMNPEEGELRPQLLDRFGLAVEVVGLTDVNDRVAVIERRMAYEADPFGFIQQWHKAEEALSQRIAAARTLLPQVQIDRTDMAIVASLCIEMGVDGHRADLTILETARTHAAWSGRRMLLAEDIRLAAELALPHRMRRQPFGEVKLDEQRMATILEHCSKRAEEIRAQAEVKKKPDLNDDGSNNDEGGNEQGGGSTTVPVGGAGTPETATPANEQATGGTEHQAGDVFRPRRLETTPDRTQRRAPGRRSRSRTTRKQGRYITSRRAARVTDLALDATLREAAIYQRKRRMELMHTIDTPYRRRPKIVIKRSDLRQKVRVRRTRNAVCFVVDASWSMAAEERMQATKAAVLSLLRDAYQRRDQVGLVSFQRDYARVLLPLTNSVELAQRRLQSMPTGGKTPLSRGLLTAFELLERARRRDAEVVPLMVLLTDGQANVSISDLPPQQEAYRIAEMIADRQIQAIVIDTEHPHFDHGLSRRLAERLRGIYYRLEDLQDDGLVRAVRQQMRT
- a CDS encoding rod shape-determining protein, which encodes MGLNPFNTLFGVFSRDLGIDLGTANTMVYVRGKGIVISEPSVVAIDTRTKKVHAVGAEAKAMVGKTPANIVAVRPLKDGVIADFDVVEQMLAYFIKKAHAYAALPLVDPRPRVVVGVPSGVTDVEKRAAREAALNAKAREAFVVEEPMAAAIGAGLPVEEPIGSMIVDIGGGTTEIAVIALGGIVINHSIRIAGDEIDEAIIQFARREYNLLIGERMAEKAKIAAGSAYPLDEEIKVVLRGRDLLTGLPKAIEVSSVELREGIAGPVNAIVAEVRAALEETPPELVADIMEHGIMLAGGGSLLHGLDKRIAAETRMPVHVAQDPLSCVARGAGKMVEHFDNSVYQDILMRTQTTRRVRR
- the rpmH gene encoding 50S ribosomal protein L34 yields the protein MPKRTWQPKRIPRRRKHGFRARMATKDGRAILRRRRLKGRWKLTVSDERRAVRRGHR
- a CDS encoding S1 RNA-binding domain-containing protein — its product is MTDQVRREEVAAGELADTPLAAAQTPAADAAVAATPAPAEAVAPTPEQAVDQPATTGESEAPVTTAQAAAHEAEPAEATGASFTPVSEQQPQKPRRLKDLQPGMELEGKVTSIALYGIFVDVGVGRDGLVHISEMSDRRIDTPSELVQIGDTVKVWVKSVDLDARRISLTMLNPSRGEKPRRSRQSQPAQPQPRRQEVDREKLASLKVGEIVEGVITGFAPFGAFADIGVGKDGLIHISELSEGRVEKPEDAVKVGERYQFKVLEIDGEGTRISLSLRRAQRTQRMQQLEPGQIIEGTVSGIATFGAFVDIGVGRDGLVHISALAPHRVAKVEDVVKVGDKVKVKVLGVDPQSKRISLTMRLEEEQPATTAGDEAAEPAEEVTPTRRGNLERFAAAAQTARERSERGERSERGERRERRERRPAQSSPDTYIVGEDDDESFEGNATIEDLLTKFGGSSSRRDRDRRRRHEDDDDEEMERPSNRRQREAIRRTLQQIGYDE
- the mreC gene encoding rod shape-determining protein MreC — protein: MRDFLDERPLKLRRDRFGDTNYGRVVVTAIALLLLSVILIVLDRQGVVSPVRLAAHEQLQPVISWLTERRMALEAWWATPRDVVTLQTRVAELEAENAQLRNDVLRLEQARVENIFLRQQLAITQAHPWRVLGAEVMVRAPDAARRVMTIARGANDGVQTGMAVIGQQPGNPPALIGVVETVGPRTAEVLLITDISSQLSVRVLQPNGAPLGLLQGQWQRGSRLRVELIDRSTTLRVGEHVVTAGLSGALDLPLDLSAMPAVVPIGFIETVRQEGQRQIGDIRPFADPDQVRYVWVILSQDE
- the mreD gene encoding rod shape-determining protein MreD, translating into MGDSQPRRIEERIARELGLALALLAIALVQTTVLSGPVGLSIPLLLVLAIVRALVGARTAEPVRGLIRGLWWAFYGGLALDVLGTLPLGSHAVAQLIATVVVSLFARRFALERPLVPLVAVAVGTVIYEVILFAITFPAMPDWQAYFLVVVVPSLLLALIPTLPAVAIIHRLVRTE